The genome window CAGTCACTACCACGCAGATCATATTTATGGTTTGCAGGTATTCGAGGAGGAAGGTGCGGAAGTCTGGGCGCCGGCCGGTGCGGAATCATATTTGCGTTCCGAGGCCGCAGCAGAGCGACTGGAAGAACGTCGCCTGTCACTGGATCCCTGGGTCAATGATGTTACCCGGCTGGTGGAACCGGATCGCTACATTGACCGCCAGGAAACCTTTGAACTGGGCGGGGTGAGGTTCACGCTGGTTCCGGTGGGCGCAGCGCATTCGGACGGTGACCTTACGCTCTATATCGAGCCCGACGACGTACTGTTTTCCGGCGATATAATTTTCGAAGGGCGTATTCCGTTTATGGGTGATGCCAATTCGAAGCACTGGCTGGAAGTGCTTGAGCGTATGGAGACGCGCAAGCTAACGGCACTGGTGCCGGGTCACGGCGCCGCCGCGCGCGACCCCAACCGTGCTATTTCTGACATGCGCCGCTACCTGGCCTATTTGCGTGAGTCGATGGGCGCAGCGGTCGAAGAGATGATCCAGTTCGATGAGGTATACGACACGATCGACTGGTCGCAGTACGAAGACCTGCCCGCTTTCCGTGAAGCCAACCGGCGCAATGCCCTGCAGGTCTACCTGTCGATGGAAGCTGAATCTTTCGAATAAAACAAGCCCCGCCTTATGCGGGGC of Thiogranum longum contains these proteins:
- a CDS encoding MBL fold metallo-hydrolase, whose amino-acid sequence is MSEYLRKRFVIFLLVLLAQPVMSVLAGEEPYAPSHVDMKLQKVSEHVYFVQGRAGIATDNEGFISNAGVVITDAGIVVFDSLGTPSLAYKLLGLIRDISDKPIVRVITSHYHADHIYGLQVFEEEGAEVWAPAGAESYLRSEAAAERLEERRLSLDPWVNDVTRLVEPDRYIDRQETFELGGVRFTLVPVGAAHSDGDLTLYIEPDDVLFSGDIIFEGRIPFMGDANSKHWLEVLERMETRKLTALVPGHGAAARDPNRAISDMRRYLAYLRESMGAAVEEMIQFDEVYDTIDWSQYEDLPAFREANRRNALQVYLSMEAESFE